One region of Sulfuriroseicoccus oceanibius genomic DNA includes:
- a CDS encoding family 20 glycosylhydrolase, producing the protein MRVPKIIKSLSGASCVLATSFALSVSAAEAASVNEVAQNFDPASHLDLTGGSVGYRIGGGVDARIVGSTFEQVVGMDGKIRRPLSDVATLVTFELTKDGKDKQLVTRPLVIPGRMKAVAGANQKPAVVPALQEWVGRKGSFSVSAGSRIVIRSGDGAKGSPSLRERMDVFAADLQDVTGLALEVVEADAAKAGDIFVTLESKGDAASIGHEGYTLAVDDVLTIDSSDPLGAFWATRSVLQVLKANENQFPCGYAVDYPQYPVRGFMYDVGRKPASLEAVQSVMKTMAWYKLNDLQLHLNDNFIWLHDYTDIPNKKDATPEQKKAAIKEVMDAAPTAFRLESSIVGEDGTALTATDHFYTKQQFGALIDQGREYGVNIVPEIDVPGHAMSLVRVRPDLMYRGGLSKPHDVERAAMLDASEDVFDPATGRTYREETLDFVKQVFDEYLVGENGEEPVFRDAVVHIGTDEYYGSAEDYRAFADALLKHVKSRGFTPRLWGSLRAKPGKTPIISEGVQMHIWSLYWASPIDALNQGFDVINILDGTSYIVPNGTGNVGGYGDYLNLANLYAPSWQPHIMGNEKVIPGHPKMLGAQWALWNDNSFRRDTGLIDYDLFDRIQQSCSVMAEKTWSTGSDRSFDEFTQLVKRVGDAPATNPRYNVATKKPLALDLSAKDGQLVDGSGNGYNAVAAENVGFVDGDGGQVVELRGGRSFVKNAVENIAPNYVAEFRVKRTSDSQAPQVLFSSFTGAFYAVQKETGKVGITRDTWDYSFDYTLPVGEWVTLKLVASGRSLTLFANGEEIGAPVRHQFPESHKYNSFIFPVEYLGAEEDAFVGQVRDVKVTVEIPANMDLAIPSGDLQAKASSEHGVGADGDITKVLDGKASTYWHSKYSPKDELPFEISLKLRNPQTVDMVSFLPRQDHANGAIQGADLFARNGDGDWEKVATYSGAGTSRDRQVVSFPAREVSDLKLVITNAVQGFGTMAELNVHRAAGE; encoded by the coding sequence ATGAGAGTACCGAAGATCATTAAGTCTCTGTCCGGAGCGAGCTGCGTCCTAGCGACGTCGTTTGCGTTGAGTGTGAGTGCCGCGGAGGCGGCGAGTGTGAATGAGGTAGCGCAGAACTTTGATCCTGCGTCTCACCTCGACCTAACCGGAGGATCGGTCGGCTACCGGATTGGCGGTGGAGTCGATGCCAGGATCGTCGGATCGACTTTCGAGCAAGTGGTTGGCATGGATGGCAAGATCCGCAGGCCGTTGTCTGATGTGGCCACGCTCGTTACTTTTGAGCTCACCAAGGATGGAAAGGACAAGCAACTGGTGACGCGCCCGCTGGTGATTCCTGGGCGGATGAAGGCCGTTGCCGGAGCCAACCAAAAGCCGGCCGTGGTGCCAGCGCTACAGGAATGGGTTGGTAGAAAAGGGAGCTTCTCGGTGTCGGCGGGATCGCGGATTGTCATCCGCAGTGGAGATGGAGCAAAGGGAAGCCCGTCGTTGCGCGAAAGGATGGACGTTTTTGCAGCGGACCTGCAGGACGTGACCGGGCTGGCGCTTGAGGTCGTTGAGGCGGATGCGGCGAAGGCCGGGGATATTTTTGTGACGCTGGAATCCAAGGGCGATGCCGCGTCGATCGGTCATGAAGGCTACACGCTTGCGGTGGATGATGTGTTGACCATCGATTCCAGCGACCCGCTCGGTGCCTTCTGGGCGACGCGTTCGGTGCTCCAAGTCCTCAAGGCGAACGAGAATCAGTTCCCTTGTGGCTATGCGGTGGACTATCCGCAGTACCCGGTGCGTGGGTTTATGTACGACGTCGGCCGCAAGCCGGCCTCGCTCGAGGCGGTGCAGTCGGTGATGAAGACCATGGCGTGGTACAAGTTGAACGATCTTCAGTTGCACCTGAACGATAACTTTATCTGGCTCCACGATTACACTGACATTCCAAACAAAAAGGATGCAACGCCTGAGCAGAAGAAGGCGGCGATCAAGGAGGTCATGGATGCCGCTCCCACTGCGTTCCGTTTGGAATCGAGCATCGTTGGTGAGGACGGCACAGCGCTCACCGCGACTGACCATTTCTACACCAAGCAGCAGTTTGGTGCGTTGATCGACCAAGGGCGTGAGTACGGAGTGAACATCGTGCCGGAGATCGATGTGCCGGGGCACGCGATGAGCTTGGTGCGTGTGCGCCCTGACTTGATGTACCGCGGCGGGCTGAGCAAGCCGCACGACGTCGAGCGCGCGGCGATGCTGGATGCATCTGAGGATGTGTTTGATCCGGCAACGGGCAGGACCTACCGCGAGGAGACGCTGGATTTCGTGAAGCAGGTCTTTGACGAATATCTGGTCGGCGAAAATGGTGAGGAGCCTGTGTTCCGCGATGCGGTGGTACACATTGGTACCGACGAATACTATGGCTCGGCGGAAGATTACCGTGCCTTTGCCGATGCCCTGCTCAAGCATGTGAAGTCGCGTGGGTTCACACCTCGCCTCTGGGGCAGCTTGCGCGCCAAGCCGGGCAAGACGCCGATCATCAGCGAAGGGGTGCAGATGCACATCTGGTCGCTCTACTGGGCGTCGCCGATCGATGCGTTGAACCAAGGGTTCGACGTCATCAACATTCTCGATGGTACGTCGTACATCGTGCCGAACGGGACCGGTAATGTCGGTGGCTATGGCGACTATTTGAACCTCGCCAACCTTTATGCTCCAAGCTGGCAGCCGCACATCATGGGCAACGAGAAGGTGATCCCAGGTCACCCTAAGATGCTTGGTGCGCAGTGGGCGCTGTGGAATGACAACTCGTTCCGCCGTGATACCGGGTTGATCGATTACGATTTGTTCGACCGCATCCAGCAGTCGTGCTCGGTGATGGCGGAGAAGACGTGGTCGACCGGTAGCGATCGCTCGTTTGATGAGTTCACGCAGTTGGTGAAGCGGGTCGGCGATGCTCCGGCAACGAATCCGCGATACAATGTGGCGACCAAGAAGCCGCTCGCGCTCGATCTGTCCGCAAAAGATGGCCAGCTAGTCGATGGATCGGGCAATGGTTACAATGCCGTGGCTGCGGAGAATGTCGGGTTTGTCGATGGCGACGGCGGCCAAGTGGTCGAGTTGCGCGGTGGGCGTAGTTTTGTAAAGAACGCGGTGGAGAACATCGCGCCGAATTACGTGGCCGAGTTCCGCGTCAAGCGGACGTCGGACTCGCAGGCTCCGCAGGTTTTGTTCTCTTCGTTTACTGGTGCGTTTTACGCAGTGCAGAAGGAAACCGGGAAGGTTGGAATCACCCGCGACACGTGGGATTACTCGTTCGATTACACATTGCCAGTGGGCGAGTGGGTCACGCTGAAGTTGGTGGCATCCGGTCGTTCGCTGACGTTGTTTGCCAATGGTGAGGAGATCGGTGCTCCGGTGCGTCACCAGTTTCCAGAGTCGCACAAGTACAATAGCTTCATCTTCCCGGTCGAATACCTCGGCGCGGAGGAGGACGCGTTTGTCGGCCAGGTGCGTGACGTGAAAGTGACGGTCGAGATTCCAGCTAACATGGATCTTGCGATTCCATCCGGGGATCTTCAAGCGAAGGCGAGCAGCGAACATGGCGTTGGTGCCGATGGTGATATCACCAAGGTGCTCGATGGCAAGGCGTCGACCTATTGGCACAGCAAATACAGCCCGAAGGATGAGCTGCCATTTGAGATCAGCCTCAAGCTGCGCAATCCACAGACAGTCGATATGGTGAGCTTCCTGCCACGTCAGGACCATGCCAACGGAGCGATTCAAGGCGCCGATCTCTTTGCTCGTAATGGCGACGGCGATTGGGAGAAGGTCGCAACCTATTCCGGTGCCGGAACCAGCCGCGACCGTCAGGTCGTTTCGTTCCCCGCCCGTGAAGTGAGTGATCTCAAGCTGGTCATCACCAACGCCGTTCAGGGCTTCGGCACCATGGCCGAGTTGAATGTCCACCGCGCCGCCGGCGAATAG